One Cellulomonas sp. NS3 genomic region harbors:
- the ribB gene encoding 3,4-dihydroxy-2-butanone-4-phosphate synthase, with protein sequence MSAPVRLGTVEDALDALRAGRPVLVADSPERENEADVILAARSATPEWVAWTIRHSSGYLCAPMPAARADALELPLMVPRSEDPRRTAYTVTVDAARGVTTGISAADRAHTLRTLADPSSGPESLIRPGHVLPLRAVPGGVLHRAGHTEAAVDLCRLAGLEPVGAIAELVNDDGTMVRLPEAAALAERDGLVLLTIEDLVAWRRTHDPVEPPGPETAGHAAAPGAPAQARVHPTHTAYLPTRHGDFRIHGYRDLRTGAEHVALVSTAGLADVPVVRVHSECLTGDAFGSARCDCGPQLDAALALAAREGGAVVYLRGHEGRGIGLLAKVAAYALQDEGRDTVEANLDLGWPADRREYGAAAAILTDLGVTRVRLLTNNPAKVTGLQAHGVAVTEVRGLEVGRTPHNEAYLRTKATAMGHVLPGLDGRGAHAPHAEPRTVAPVHVDPVRASPPLPGTDTTDHVLDGATVPAGTPVPSPRTTPTNQETPA encoded by the coding sequence GTGAGCGCACCCGTGCGCCTCGGCACCGTCGAGGACGCGCTCGACGCGCTGCGCGCCGGCCGCCCCGTGCTCGTCGCGGACTCCCCGGAGCGGGAGAACGAGGCCGACGTCATCCTCGCCGCCCGGTCCGCGACCCCCGAGTGGGTCGCGTGGACGATCCGGCACTCCTCGGGCTACCTGTGCGCGCCCATGCCCGCCGCCCGCGCCGACGCCCTCGAGCTCCCGCTCATGGTCCCGCGCAGCGAGGACCCGCGCCGCACCGCCTACACCGTCACGGTCGACGCCGCCCGCGGGGTCACGACCGGCATCTCCGCCGCGGACCGCGCGCACACGCTGCGCACGCTCGCCGACCCCTCGTCCGGCCCGGAGTCCCTCATCCGCCCCGGGCACGTCCTGCCCCTGCGCGCCGTCCCCGGCGGCGTCCTGCACCGGGCCGGGCACACCGAGGCCGCCGTCGACCTGTGCCGCCTCGCGGGCCTCGAGCCCGTGGGCGCCATCGCCGAGCTGGTCAACGACGACGGCACGATGGTCCGGCTCCCCGAGGCCGCCGCCCTCGCCGAGCGCGACGGGCTCGTGCTCCTGACCATCGAGGACCTCGTCGCCTGGCGGCGCACCCACGACCCCGTCGAGCCGCCCGGCCCCGAGACCGCCGGCCACGCCGCAGCGCCGGGCGCCCCCGCCCAGGCCCGCGTGCACCCGACCCACACCGCGTACCTGCCGACCCGGCACGGGGACTTCCGCATCCACGGGTACCGCGACCTGCGCACCGGCGCCGAGCACGTCGCGCTCGTCTCGACCGCGGGCCTCGCCGACGTCCCCGTCGTGCGCGTGCACTCCGAGTGCCTCACGGGCGACGCCTTCGGGTCCGCCCGCTGCGACTGCGGCCCCCAGCTCGACGCCGCCCTCGCGCTCGCGGCCCGCGAGGGCGGCGCGGTCGTCTACCTGCGCGGGCACGAGGGCCGCGGCATCGGCCTGCTCGCGAAGGTCGCCGCCTACGCGCTGCAGGACGAGGGCCGCGACACCGTCGAGGCGAACCTCGACCTCGGCTGGCCCGCGGACCGCCGCGAGTACGGCGCCGCCGCCGCGATCCTCACCGACCTCGGCGTGACCCGGGTGCGGCTCCTGACGAACAACCCCGCCAAGGTCACGGGGCTGCAGGCCCACGGCGTCGCCGTCACCGAGGTCCGCGGCCTCGAGGTCGGGCGCACCCCGCACAACGAGGCCTACCTGCGCACCAAGGCGACCGCGATGGGCCACGTGCTGCCCGGTCTGGACGGCCGCGGGGCGCACGCCCCGCACGCCGAGCCCCGCACCGTCGCGCCCGTGCACGTCGACCCGGTGCGCGCCTCCCCGCCCCTGCCGGGCACCGACACCACCGACCACGTCCTCGACGGCGCGACCGTCCCGGCGGGCACCCCCGTCCCCAGCCCCCGCACCACCCCCACGAACCAGGAGACCCCCGCATGA
- a CDS encoding riboflavin synthase codes for MFTGIVEEVGAVVALEPGAHDGTTGGGEGDARLTVRGPLVASDARLGDSIAVSGVCLTVAALGEDGTFTVDVMPESLRRTALGDLAAGSPVNLERALRADARLGGHVVQGHVDGVGTIRARRPGPRWDEVEIALDPHLARYVAEKGSITVSGVSLTVTHVSDDAFGVSLIPTTLEATTLGGLAPGSRVNLEVDVLAKYVERLLATGAVTR; via the coding sequence ATGTTCACAGGCATCGTCGAGGAGGTCGGCGCGGTCGTCGCGCTCGAGCCGGGCGCGCACGACGGCACGACGGGCGGCGGCGAGGGGGACGCGCGGCTGACGGTGCGGGGGCCGCTCGTCGCGTCCGACGCACGCCTCGGGGACTCCATCGCGGTGTCCGGGGTCTGCCTCACGGTCGCCGCCCTCGGCGAGGACGGCACCTTCACGGTCGACGTCATGCCCGAGTCGCTGCGCCGCACCGCGCTCGGTGACCTCGCGGCGGGCAGCCCGGTGAACCTCGAGCGGGCGCTGCGGGCCGACGCGCGCCTCGGCGGGCACGTCGTGCAGGGGCACGTCGACGGGGTCGGGACCATCCGGGCCCGCCGGCCCGGACCCCGCTGGGACGAGGTGGAGATCGCGCTCGACCCGCACCTCGCGCGGTACGTCGCGGAGAAGGGGTCGATCACCGTCTCCGGGGTCTCGCTGACGGTCACGCACGTGTCCGACGACGCGTTCGGCGTCTCACTCATCCCCACGACCCTCGAGGCCACGACGCTGGGCGGCCTCGCGCCCGGCTCGCGCGTGAACCTCGAGGTCGACGTGCTCGCCAAGTACGTCGAGCGCCTGCTCGCGACCGGCGCGGTGACCCGGTGA
- a CDS encoding diacylglycerol/lipid kinase family protein produces MTRLGVVVNPTAARGRGARVGSGTIARLRARGHTVLDLSAPDAERARASARHAAVEGLDALVVVGGDGMVHLGANVVADTDLPLAIVPAGTGNDLARALGIPRRGVEEHVAAIERGLAAGPRSIDAVSAGPPEHTAREWYVGVLSCGIDAAVNARANALTWPRGSARYVRALAGELARFRPYGYRLTLDDAVWESAGTLVAVANAPWFGGGVHIAPGAVLDDGLLDVVVAGPFTKAGVVRIFPGMYAGRHVTHPAVQVLRSRSVLIEPVERLGAEPSHAFADGERLGPLPLRADVHPGAVRVLGGTSA; encoded by the coding sequence GTGACCCGGCTCGGCGTCGTCGTGAACCCGACGGCGGCCCGCGGCCGGGGCGCCCGCGTCGGGTCCGGGACCATCGCGCGGCTGCGGGCCCGCGGGCACACCGTGCTCGACCTGTCCGCCCCGGACGCGGAGCGGGCGCGCGCCTCCGCGCGACACGCCGCCGTCGAGGGGCTCGACGCGCTCGTGGTCGTCGGCGGTGACGGCATGGTGCACCTCGGGGCGAACGTCGTCGCCGACACCGACCTGCCGCTGGCGATCGTCCCCGCCGGCACGGGCAACGACCTCGCTCGGGCCCTCGGCATCCCGCGGCGCGGCGTCGAGGAGCACGTCGCGGCGATCGAGCGGGGGCTCGCTGCCGGCCCCCGGTCGATCGACGCCGTGAGCGCCGGGCCGCCCGAGCACACCGCGCGCGAGTGGTACGTCGGGGTGCTCTCCTGCGGGATCGACGCCGCGGTCAACGCCCGCGCGAACGCCCTCACCTGGCCGCGGGGGAGCGCGCGCTACGTCCGTGCGCTGGCGGGCGAGCTCGCCCGGTTCCGGCCGTACGGGTACCGCCTGACGCTCGACGACGCGGTGTGGGAGTCCGCCGGGACGCTCGTCGCCGTCGCCAACGCGCCGTGGTTCGGGGGCGGCGTGCACATCGCGCCCGGCGCGGTCCTCGACGACGGCCTCCTCGACGTCGTCGTCGCCGGGCCGTTCACGAAGGCCGGCGTCGTGCGGATCTTCCCCGGCATGTACGCGGGCCGGCACGTCACGCACCCCGCGGTGCAGGTCCTCCGGTCCCGCTCCGTGCTCATCGAGCCGGTCGAGCGGCTCGGCGCCGAGCCATCGCACGCGTTCGCCGACGGCGAGCGCCTCGGCCCGCTCCCGCTGCGCGCCGACGTCCACCCCGGCGCTGTCCGGGTGCTCGGAGGCACCAGCGCCTAG
- a CDS encoding helix-turn-helix transcriptional regulator, which translates to MAERASDRLLRMLGMITYLDRHAGVPVEQVAEQFGVTPAQVIDDVDTLWMTGTPGYFPHDLIDFDAASYEAGVVRLTESRGMTRPLRLGTREAVALVAALRAMEEALGPRLEPARAAVLSSALAKLTAATGEAAATIDVRLAVDGAPEVVEALSAALRDARRLRLRYVNAADVASTRDVDPVRLVTDDERSYLLAWCLRADDERLFRVDRILRAEVLDEPAQPHRVRADADVFRPDPAGGLVTLHLTSQGRWVAENVPVEAVRNHDDGTFEVDLRIASRAFLRHLLLQAADDILEVRPADAAADVSAVASAALDAYGPLAD; encoded by the coding sequence ATGGCTGAACGCGCGAGCGACCGCCTCCTGCGCATGCTCGGCATGATCACCTACCTCGACCGCCACGCCGGCGTCCCCGTCGAGCAGGTCGCCGAGCAGTTCGGGGTGACGCCCGCCCAGGTCATCGACGACGTCGACACCCTCTGGATGACCGGAACGCCCGGCTACTTCCCGCACGACCTCATCGACTTCGACGCGGCGTCCTACGAGGCCGGCGTCGTCCGCCTCACCGAGTCCCGCGGCATGACCCGACCCCTGCGCCTCGGCACCCGTGAGGCCGTCGCGCTCGTCGCCGCCCTGCGCGCCATGGAGGAGGCCCTCGGCCCCCGCCTCGAGCCCGCCCGCGCCGCCGTGCTCTCCTCCGCGCTGGCCAAGCTCACCGCCGCCACCGGCGAGGCCGCCGCGACCATCGACGTCCGCCTCGCCGTCGACGGCGCCCCCGAGGTCGTCGAGGCCCTCTCCGCCGCCCTGCGCGACGCCCGCCGCCTGCGCCTGCGCTACGTCAACGCCGCCGACGTCGCCAGCACCCGCGACGTCGACCCCGTCCGCCTCGTCACCGACGACGAACGCTCCTACCTGCTCGCCTGGTGCCTGCGTGCCGACGACGAACGCCTCTTCCGCGTCGACCGCATCCTGCGCGCCGAGGTCCTCGACGAACCCGCCCAGCCCCACCGCGTACGCGCCGACGCCGACGTCTTCCGCCCCGACCCCGCCGGCGGGCTCGTCACCCTGCACCTGACCAGCCAGGGCCGCTGGGTCGCCGAGAACGTCCCGGTCGAGGCCGTCCGCAACCACGACGACGGCACCTTCGAGGTCGACCTGCGCATCGCCTCCCGGGCGTTCCTGCGCCACCTGCTCCTCCAGGCCGCCGACGACATCCTCGAGGTCCGCCCCGCCGACGCCGCCGCCGACGTCTCCGCCGTCGCCAGCGCCGCCCTCGACGCCTACGGGCCCCTCGCGGACTGA
- a CDS encoding helix-turn-helix transcriptional regulator, translated as MPDQIHPAERLLNLVIALVNTSARMTKEQIRRSVAGYADAPSDDAFERMFERDKDTLRDLGIPVLTVTGAGHGDDIGYRIDQEAYALPPVDLTAAELGVLSLASEFWQDKSVRTDTERALTKLRAVGDAPEASDLVAGLAPRVRAAGAAFGPLLDAVHARQAVRFTYRAASTGEVRERVVEPWKLLARRGGWFLVGHDRDRDAPRSFRLSRVEGKVRTVGAPGAFPEPDVERLGTALRSWGAGEERIATLAIRPERAEALRVRAVRTPATTPDDVDLADPRVAAVLADRDVVRIPFTALWDLAEEIVGYGDAVVVLAPEPLRATVLRLLRTAADLVTRGADHG; from the coding sequence ATGCCCGACCAGATCCACCCCGCCGAACGGCTGCTCAACCTCGTCATCGCCCTGGTCAACACCTCGGCGCGCATGACGAAGGAGCAGATCCGTCGCAGCGTCGCGGGGTACGCCGACGCCCCGTCCGACGACGCGTTCGAACGCATGTTCGAGCGCGACAAGGACACGCTCCGCGACCTCGGCATCCCCGTGCTCACCGTGACGGGCGCCGGGCACGGCGACGACATCGGGTACCGCATCGACCAGGAGGCCTACGCCCTCCCGCCCGTCGACCTCACCGCCGCCGAGCTGGGCGTGCTCTCGCTCGCCTCGGAGTTCTGGCAGGACAAGTCCGTGCGCACCGACACCGAGCGCGCGCTGACCAAGCTCCGCGCCGTCGGCGACGCCCCCGAGGCGTCCGACCTCGTCGCCGGCCTCGCCCCCCGCGTGCGCGCCGCCGGGGCAGCGTTCGGCCCCCTGCTCGACGCCGTGCACGCCCGCCAGGCCGTGCGCTTCACCTACCGCGCCGCGAGCACCGGCGAGGTCCGCGAGCGCGTCGTCGAACCGTGGAAGCTCCTGGCCCGGCGCGGCGGCTGGTTCCTCGTCGGCCACGACCGCGACCGCGACGCGCCCCGCTCCTTCCGGCTCAGCCGCGTCGAGGGCAAGGTCCGCACCGTCGGCGCCCCCGGCGCGTTCCCCGAGCCCGACGTCGAGCGTCTCGGCACGGCCCTGCGCAGCTGGGGCGCGGGGGAGGAGCGCATCGCGACCCTCGCCATCCGCCCCGAGCGCGCCGAGGCCCTGCGCGTGCGCGCCGTCCGCACCCCCGCCACCACGCCCGACGACGTCGACCTCGCCGACCCCCGCGTCGCCGCCGTCCTCGCCGACCGCGACGTCGTCCGCATCCCCTTCACCGCGCTGTGGGATCTCGCCGAGGAGATCGTCGGCTACGGCGACGCCGTCGTCGTGCTCGCCCCCGAGCCCCTCCGCGCCACCGTCCTGCGCCTGCTGCGCACCGCCGCCGACCTCGTCACCCGGGGAGCCGACCATGGCTGA
- a CDS encoding DUF3866 family protein has product MITWRAGVVVSGGASWPGAVEMQVELEGEPVGGLPADGRVRALAYPGLVGEPQVGDRVLLNVSALARGLGTGGYAMVVALGDRVPADPPAGPGHLVKARYTPLQATVLGVDDQESAHHEVLRDADDLAGLPVVVADLHSALPAVVAGARHSAALHGRPAPRVVYVMTDGGALPAWFSRTVAGLRDAGWLEACVTTGQAFGGDLEAVTVHTGLLAARLVAGADLAVVAQGPGNLGTGTRWGFSGVAAGEAVNAVGVLGGRAVASLRVSGADARERHLGVSHHSTTAYGRVALSPADVVVPGLAAAGAGLDELDARVRAQAQALAAPAGRHRLVDAATGPDLLEALRGTPVRLSTMGRGLDGDPAAFLAVAAAGVHAERLAAEPASA; this is encoded by the coding sequence GTGATCACGTGGCGTGCGGGTGTCGTGGTGTCGGGCGGCGCGTCGTGGCCCGGGGCGGTCGAGATGCAGGTCGAGCTCGAGGGCGAGCCGGTCGGCGGGCTGCCCGCGGACGGCCGGGTGCGGGCGCTCGCGTACCCGGGGCTCGTCGGGGAGCCGCAGGTCGGCGACCGGGTGCTGCTGAACGTGTCGGCGCTCGCGCGCGGGCTGGGGACGGGCGGCTACGCGATGGTCGTCGCGCTCGGGGACCGGGTGCCCGCCGACCCGCCGGCCGGGCCCGGGCACCTGGTGAAGGCCCGGTACACCCCGCTGCAGGCCACGGTCCTCGGCGTCGACGACCAGGAGTCCGCGCACCACGAGGTGCTGCGCGACGCCGACGACCTCGCCGGGCTGCCGGTGGTCGTCGCGGACCTGCACTCGGCCCTGCCCGCGGTCGTCGCGGGGGCCCGGCACTCCGCGGCGCTGCACGGGCGGCCCGCGCCGCGCGTCGTGTACGTCATGACGGACGGTGGCGCGCTGCCCGCGTGGTTCTCCCGGACGGTCGCGGGGCTGCGGGACGCGGGCTGGCTCGAGGCGTGCGTGACCACCGGGCAGGCGTTCGGGGGCGACCTCGAGGCCGTCACGGTGCACACGGGCCTGCTGGCGGCGCGGCTCGTCGCCGGGGCGGACCTCGCCGTCGTCGCGCAGGGCCCGGGCAACCTCGGCACCGGGACGCGGTGGGGGTTCTCCGGGGTCGCCGCGGGTGAGGCCGTCAACGCCGTCGGTGTGCTCGGGGGGCGCGCGGTGGCGTCGCTGCGGGTCTCCGGGGCCGACGCGCGCGAGCGCCACCTGGGCGTCTCCCACCACTCCACGACCGCGTACGGGCGGGTGGCCCTGTCCCCCGCCGACGTCGTCGTCCCCGGGCTCGCGGCCGCCGGGGCGGGGCTCGACGAGCTCGACGCCCGGGTGCGGGCGCAGGCGCAGGCCCTCGCGGCTCCCGCAGGGCGGCACCGGCTCGTCGACGCGGCGACCGGGCCGGACCTCCTCGAGGCGCTGCGCGGGACGCCGGTGCGGCTCTCCACGATGGGGCGCGGGCTCGACGGTGACCCGGCAGCGTTCCTCGCGGTCGCCGCGGCCGGGGTGCACGCCGAGCGGCTCGCCGCGGAGCCCGCGAGCGCCTGA
- the tatA gene encoding Sec-independent protein translocase subunit TatA → MFGNAVKPTHILILVIVIILLFGAKRLPDLARSVGQSLKIFKSEVKDLTDDKDKGTPSAPVAGAPTTYTTPATPPAPYANGSIPDPVVATEPVRPAEPPVEGGGQPRV, encoded by the coding sequence ATGTTCGGCAACGCTGTGAAGCCCACGCACATCCTGATCCTGGTGATCGTGATCATCCTGCTCTTCGGGGCGAAGCGGCTTCCCGACCTCGCACGCAGCGTCGGCCAGTCCCTCAAGATCTTCAAGAGCGAGGTCAAGGACCTCACCGACGACAAGGACAAGGGCACCCCCTCGGCGCCCGTCGCCGGCGCGCCCACGACGTACACCACGCCCGCGACACCCCCGGCGCCCTACGCGAACGGCTCGATCCCCGACCCCGTCGTCGCCACGGAGCCCGTGCGTCCGGCCGAGCCGCCCGTCGAGGGCGGCGGCCAGCCCCGGGTCTGA
- a CDS encoding PH domain-containing protein — translation MTSGDPDAGPHADRIAGLYATFRPRLARVVTLALMVLVLALTAALVVALPSIGPEGESFGDQLGMGLLGAGIAWFCWRQASVQARVDRDGVTVRNLLLTRRLTWPEIVSVRFGQGRPWVQLDLADGDTLAVMGVQRSDGAYADAQARRFATLVALHSRTARDD, via the coding sequence ATGACCAGCGGCGACCCCGACGCCGGACCCCACGCCGACCGCATCGCCGGGCTCTACGCGACGTTCCGCCCGCGGCTCGCGCGCGTCGTCACGCTCGCGCTCATGGTGCTCGTGCTCGCGCTCACCGCCGCCCTCGTCGTCGCCCTGCCGTCCATCGGCCCCGAGGGCGAGTCGTTCGGCGACCAGCTCGGCATGGGCCTGCTCGGCGCCGGCATCGCCTGGTTCTGCTGGCGGCAGGCCAGCGTCCAGGCGCGCGTCGACCGCGACGGCGTCACCGTCCGCAACCTGCTGCTCACCCGGCGGCTCACCTGGCCCGAGATCGTCTCCGTCCGCTTCGGTCAGGGCCGCCCCTGGGTCCAGCTCGACCTCGCCGACGGCGACACCCTCGCCGTCATGGGCGTGCAGCGCTCCGACGGCGCGTACGCCGACGCGCAGGCCCGGCGCTTCGCGACCCTCGTCGCCCTGCACTCGCGCACCGCCCGCGACGACTGA
- the ribH gene encoding 6,7-dimethyl-8-ribityllumazine synthase, which produces MSGAGAPTLTVDGTGLRVVVVAASWHTVVMDGLLAGAQRALADAHVSDVTVVRVPGTFELPVAAKHAAEHGADAVVALGVVIRGGTPHFDYVCQAATLGLTDVAVRTGVPVGFGVLTCDDEAQALDRAGLPGSHEDKGTEAAQAAVATVVALRGSLGASLGGAR; this is translated from the coding sequence ATGAGCGGCGCCGGAGCCCCCACCCTCACCGTCGACGGCACCGGGCTGCGCGTCGTCGTCGTCGCCGCGAGCTGGCACACCGTCGTCATGGACGGCCTCCTCGCGGGGGCGCAGCGCGCGCTCGCCGACGCCCACGTGAGCGACGTGACCGTCGTGCGCGTGCCGGGCACGTTCGAGCTGCCCGTCGCCGCGAAGCACGCCGCCGAGCACGGCGCGGACGCCGTCGTCGCGCTCGGTGTCGTCATCCGCGGCGGGACCCCGCACTTCGACTACGTGTGCCAGGCCGCGACCCTCGGGCTGACCGACGTCGCGGTCCGCACCGGCGTCCCCGTCGGCTTCGGGGTCCTCACGTGCGACGACGAGGCGCAGGCCCTCGACCGCGCGGGCCTGCCCGGGTCGCACGAGGACAAGGGCACGGAGGCCGCACAGGCCGCGGTCGCGACCGTCGTGGCCCTGCGCGGGTCGCTCGGTGCGTCGCTCGGGGGCGCACGGTGA
- a CDS encoding phosphoribosyl-ATP diphosphatase, protein MKTFDSLFAELAEKATTRPAGSGTVAELDAGVHAIGKKIVEEAAEVWMAAEHEGDERTAEEISQLLYHLQVLMLARGLTLEDVYAHL, encoded by the coding sequence GTGAAGACGTTCGACTCGCTGTTCGCCGAGCTGGCCGAGAAGGCCACCACCCGCCCCGCAGGATCCGGAACCGTCGCCGAGCTCGACGCCGGCGTCCACGCGATCGGCAAGAAGATCGTCGAGGAGGCCGCCGAGGTGTGGATGGCCGCCGAGCACGAGGGCGACGAGCGCACCGCCGAGGAGATCTCGCAGCTGCTCTACCACCTGCAGGTCCTCATGCTCGCGCGCGGGCTCACGCTCGAGGACGTCTACGCCCACCTCTGA
- the hisG gene encoding ATP phosphoribosyltransferase, with product MLRIAVPNKGSLSEPAADLLREAGYRQRRDSRELVLPDPDNDVEFFFLRPRDIAVYVGEGTVDVGITGRDLLLDSASTATEHLRLGFARSTFRFAAPAGQLTDVTQIAGHRVATSYPVLVADYLRERGVEASGIVRLDGAVETAIRLGVADVIADVVETGTTLRAAGLEIFGEPILRSEAVLVRRADGDEPAGLDVLTRRIQGVLTAQQYVLMDYDVPLALVDRAVAITPGLESPTVSPLHNREWAAVRAMVRRDETNRVMDALYDVGARAILVTSIHACRL from the coding sequence GTGCTGAGGATCGCCGTCCCCAACAAGGGCTCCCTGTCCGAGCCCGCCGCCGACCTGCTCCGCGAGGCCGGCTACCGCCAGCGCCGCGACTCCCGCGAGCTTGTGCTGCCCGACCCCGACAACGACGTGGAGTTCTTCTTCCTGCGCCCCCGCGACATCGCGGTGTACGTGGGGGAGGGCACCGTCGACGTCGGCATCACCGGCCGGGACCTCCTGCTCGACTCCGCCTCGACGGCGACCGAGCACCTCCGGCTCGGCTTCGCGCGCTCGACGTTCCGGTTCGCCGCCCCCGCCGGGCAGCTCACCGACGTCACCCAGATCGCCGGGCACCGCGTCGCGACGTCCTACCCGGTCCTCGTCGCCGACTACCTGCGCGAGCGCGGCGTCGAGGCCTCCGGCATCGTGCGCCTCGACGGCGCCGTCGAGACCGCGATCCGCCTCGGCGTCGCCGACGTCATCGCGGACGTCGTCGAGACCGGCACCACGCTGCGCGCCGCCGGCCTCGAGATCTTCGGCGAGCCGATCCTGCGCTCCGAGGCCGTCCTCGTGCGCCGCGCCGACGGCGACGAGCCCGCCGGCCTCGACGTGCTGACCCGCCGCATCCAGGGCGTCCTGACCGCCCAGCAGTACGTGCTCATGGACTACGACGTGCCGCTCGCGCTCGTCGACCGGGCCGTCGCCATCACTCCCGGGCTCGAGTCCCCGACCGTGTCCCCGCTGCACAACCGCGAGTGGGCCGCCGTGCGCGCCATGGTCCGGCGCGACGAGACCAACCGTGTCATGGACGCGTTGTACGACGTGGGCGCTCGCGCGATCCTGGTGACCTCGATCCACGCGTGCCGGCTCTGA
- the pnuC gene encoding nicotinamide riboside transporter PnuC: MDWLFDAQLVVAGAPILVREVVGNLFGLASAVGGLRRRVWAWPVGIVGNVLLFTVFLGGVFDTPQAKDLYGQAGRQVFFVVVAVYGWVRWRQARGAGDGPAIVPSWAGTRGRVQLLVAAVGGTVVAALVFQALGSWGPWADAWIFTGSLLATYGMARGWTEFWLVWIAVDAVGVPLLLRAGYYPSAVLYAVYGGVVLYGFTVWVRAQRTGQAQEVTASAGAGTLAVDAPAGDRAGV, translated from the coding sequence ATCGACTGGCTCTTCGACGCCCAGCTCGTCGTCGCGGGTGCGCCCATCCTCGTCCGCGAGGTCGTCGGGAACCTGTTCGGGCTCGCGTCCGCCGTCGGGGGTCTGCGCCGGCGCGTGTGGGCGTGGCCCGTCGGGATCGTCGGCAACGTGCTGCTGTTCACGGTGTTCCTCGGCGGGGTGTTCGACACCCCGCAGGCGAAGGACCTCTACGGGCAGGCCGGGAGGCAGGTGTTCTTCGTGGTCGTCGCGGTCTACGGGTGGGTGCGCTGGCGCCAGGCCCGCGGCGCCGGGGACGGGCCGGCGATCGTGCCGTCCTGGGCGGGCACCCGCGGCCGGGTCCAGCTGCTCGTCGCCGCCGTCGGCGGGACCGTCGTCGCCGCGCTGGTGTTCCAGGCGCTCGGCTCGTGGGGGCCGTGGGCCGACGCGTGGATCTTCACCGGCAGCCTGCTGGCGACCTACGGCATGGCGCGCGGCTGGACGGAGTTCTGGCTCGTGTGGATCGCGGTCGACGCCGTCGGTGTCCCGCTGCTGCTGCGCGCCGGGTACTACCCGTCGGCCGTCCTGTACGCCGTGTACGGCGGCGTGGTGCTCTACGGGTTCACCGTGTGGGTCCGCGCGCAGCGCACCGGGCAGGCCCAGGAGGTCACCGCGTCGGCCGGGGCGGGCACCCTCGCGGTGGACGCGCCCGCCGGCGACCGCGCGGGCGTCTAG
- the tatC gene encoding twin-arginine translocase subunit TatC, which produces MPLREHLLELRKRLFLAACGLVLGAVAGWLLFDPVFDALQAPLLNAAAERDASASVNFGGLATAFDMRVKVSLFLGAILTSPWWLYQLWAFVTPGLTRRERLYAVGFVAAAVPLFLSGSFLAWTTLPAAVRVLTDFIPEDSTNLVDAQTYLSFVMRFILAFGVAFVLPVIMVCLNLAGLVRAATWGHGWRWAVLLAFVFAAVMTPTPDAVTMIVMALPICGLYFLALGVCLVHDRRVDRKRLAEGLPRLDGSVPGEGLTTS; this is translated from the coding sequence ATGCCGCTGCGCGAGCACCTCCTCGAGCTCCGCAAGCGGCTGTTCCTCGCGGCGTGCGGTCTCGTGCTCGGCGCCGTCGCCGGGTGGCTGCTGTTCGACCCGGTGTTCGACGCTCTCCAGGCACCGCTCCTGAACGCGGCGGCCGAGCGCGACGCGTCCGCCTCGGTCAACTTCGGTGGCCTGGCGACCGCGTTCGACATGCGGGTCAAGGTCTCGCTGTTCCTCGGTGCGATCCTCACGAGCCCGTGGTGGCTCTACCAGCTGTGGGCGTTCGTCACCCCCGGGCTCACCCGTCGCGAGCGGCTCTACGCGGTCGGCTTCGTCGCGGCCGCCGTCCCCCTGTTCCTGAGCGGCTCGTTTCTCGCGTGGACGACGCTCCCCGCGGCCGTGCGGGTCCTCACCGACTTCATCCCCGAGGACTCGACCAACCTCGTCGACGCCCAGACCTACCTGAGCTTCGTCATGCGCTTCATCCTGGCCTTCGGCGTCGCGTTCGTGCTGCCGGTCATCATGGTGTGCCTCAACCTCGCCGGGCTCGTGCGCGCCGCGACGTGGGGCCACGGCTGGCGCTGGGCGGTGCTGCTGGCGTTCGTTTTCGCCGCCGTGATGACCCCCACGCCGGACGCCGTGACGATGATCGTCATGGCGCTGCCGATCTGCGGGCTGTACTTCCTGGCGCTCGGCGTCTGCCTCGTGCACGACCGCCGTGTCGACCGCAAGCGCCTCGCGGAGGGGCTGCCGCGGCTCGACGGGTCCGTCCCGGGCGAGGGCCTCACCACGTCGTGA